In Paralcaligenes sp. KSB-10, the following are encoded in one genomic region:
- a CDS encoding ATP-binding cassette domain-containing protein — protein MLNRLVLFVVLLVLAILPALSSTPEFWITQLNYIGLASLVVLGLLLLTGVGGLTSFGQAAFVGIGAYTTAWLTTAMAVSPWLALLVGLILTFIIAYVLGAITLRLSGHYLPLGTIAWCLSLYYLFGNLEFLGQYDGIAGIAPIKFFGISLGSGRYIYYLIWIIVLLSMWATRNLLDSRPGRAIRALRSGGGMAESFGINMASYKVIIFVYAALLACLSGWLYAHMQRAVSPSPFGLNYGIEYLFMAVVGGAGSVWGAVLGSGLILVLKDQIQNVLPHILNTSANFELIVFGVLMILVLQYARNGVWPMLASWWDGLTSKTQRRRVAAPPEAPALMQRARPQQGSLVLEVDSVRKEFGGLVAVNNISFSLRAGEIMGLIGPNGAGKSTTFNLITGVLPLTAGKVNFMGHRLDQLRSREIAKLGVGRTFQHVQLLPTMTVLENVALGAHLRSDIGVLASALHLERKGEAELLHEAARQLQRVGLGDYLYEQAGNLALGQQRILEIARALAADPVLLLLDEPAAGLRYKEKQELAKVLDQLRSEGMSILLVEHDMDFVMNLTDHLVVMDFGVKLAEGLPAEVQQNPVVLEAYLGGIDDELTLDDVAVAGESA, from the coding sequence ATGCTGAACCGTCTTGTGCTTTTTGTGGTCTTGCTGGTACTGGCGATTTTGCCGGCCTTGTCCAGTACCCCCGAATTCTGGATCACCCAGCTCAACTACATCGGCCTGGCCAGCCTGGTTGTCTTGGGTTTGCTGTTGCTGACGGGAGTGGGCGGGCTTACCTCGTTTGGCCAAGCGGCGTTCGTGGGCATAGGCGCTTATACGACGGCATGGCTGACCACGGCCATGGCCGTGTCGCCGTGGCTGGCCCTGCTGGTGGGTTTGATCCTGACTTTTATTATCGCTTATGTCCTCGGGGCGATTACCCTGCGGCTTTCGGGGCATTATTTGCCGCTGGGCACGATAGCCTGGTGCTTGTCGCTTTATTACCTGTTCGGCAATCTGGAGTTTCTGGGCCAATACGACGGGATCGCCGGCATTGCTCCCATCAAATTCTTCGGCATTTCGCTCGGAAGCGGCCGGTATATCTATTATTTGATCTGGATCATTGTGCTGTTGTCCATGTGGGCCACGCGCAATCTGCTGGATTCGCGGCCTGGCCGCGCCATCAGGGCGCTTAGAAGCGGCGGAGGAATGGCGGAGTCATTCGGTATCAATATGGCGTCCTACAAAGTCATTATCTTTGTGTACGCCGCATTGCTGGCCTGTCTTTCGGGCTGGCTGTACGCGCATATGCAGCGGGCCGTCAGCCCCAGCCCGTTTGGCTTGAACTATGGCATCGAATATCTGTTCATGGCCGTGGTGGGCGGGGCCGGCAGCGTCTGGGGCGCAGTCCTGGGTTCAGGCCTGATCCTGGTTCTCAAGGACCAGATCCAGAATGTGCTGCCGCATATTCTCAATACCAGCGCCAATTTCGAGCTTATTGTTTTCGGTGTCCTGATGATTCTGGTGCTGCAGTATGCCCGCAACGGGGTCTGGCCCATGTTGGCATCATGGTGGGATGGACTCACCAGCAAGACGCAGCGCCGCCGCGTGGCCGCGCCGCCCGAAGCGCCGGCGCTCATGCAGCGCGCGCGGCCGCAACAAGGTTCGCTGGTGCTCGAGGTCGATTCGGTGCGGAAAGAGTTCGGCGGCCTGGTTGCCGTCAATAACATCAGCTTTTCGCTGCGGGCCGGTGAGATCATGGGTTTGATCGGGCCGAATGGGGCGGGCAAAAGCACGACCTTCAACCTGATCACCGGTGTGCTGCCTCTGACCGCCGGCAAGGTCAATTTCATGGGCCACAGGCTCGACCAGCTGCGGTCTCGTGAAATTGCCAAGCTGGGCGTGGGCCGTACTTTTCAACATGTTCAATTGCTGCCTACCATGACGGTGCTCGAAAACGTCGCCCTGGGTGCGCATTTGCGCAGTGATATCGGCGTGCTGGCGTCCGCCCTGCATCTCGAGCGCAAGGGCGAAGCCGAGCTCCTGCATGAAGCCGCCAGGCAGCTGCAGCGCGTTGGCCTGGGTGATTATCTGTATGAACAGGCGGGCAATCTGGCCCTCGGGCAGCAGCGCATTCTTGAAATTGCACGTGCGCTGGCCGCCGATCCGGTGCTGCTTTTGCTCGACGAGCCGGCCGCCGGCTTGCGCTATAAAGAAAAACAGGAACTGGCCAAGGTGCTGGATCAGCTCAGGTCCGAGGGCATGAGCATTCTGCTGGTCGAGCACGATATGGATTTCGTCATGAATCTGACCGATCACCTGGTTGTCATGGATTTCGGTGTCAAGTTGGCGGAAGGTTTGCCGGCCGAGGTGCAACAGAATCCTGTGGTGCTTGAGGCCTATCTGGGTGGAATCGACGATGAGCTGACTCTCGATGATGTCGCCGTGGCGGGAGAAAGCGCATGA
- a CDS encoding branched-chain amino acid ABC transporter permease, whose protein sequence is MDLTIVLILLQDGVVNGAIYALLGLALVLVFVVTRAIFIPQGEFVAFGALTLAFLVNGKVPGTVNLLVIIGILVFVVELLAALRSRDWSGLPKTLAWSVALPVALYFAAPFIASTTTPLWINVIFAMALVVPLGPMMYRLVYQPVAEASVLVLLIISVAVHFAMTGLALVFFGAEGWRTPPFMTGDVHLGAVTWSAQTFFVLGTCVALILALWIFFGKTLYGRALRATAVNRRGARLVGISTNMSGTLTFTLAAAIGALSGMLIAPVTTIYYDTGFLIGLKGFVAAIFGGLVSYPLAAAGALFVGILEAFSSFWASAYKEVFVFTLIIPVLMWRSFSAHHVDEEE, encoded by the coding sequence ATGGATCTGACGATAGTACTGATATTGCTGCAGGACGGCGTGGTAAACGGCGCAATCTATGCCTTGCTGGGGCTGGCGCTGGTGCTGGTGTTCGTGGTGACGCGCGCTATTTTCATACCTCAGGGAGAGTTCGTGGCCTTCGGCGCCCTGACACTGGCCTTTCTGGTCAATGGCAAAGTCCCGGGCACTGTCAATTTGCTGGTCATCATAGGTATTCTGGTGTTTGTGGTGGAACTGCTCGCCGCCTTGCGCAGCCGCGACTGGAGCGGCCTGCCCAAAACGCTGGCGTGGTCGGTGGCACTGCCCGTGGCGCTGTATTTTGCGGCACCATTTATTGCAAGCACCACAACGCCGCTGTGGATCAACGTTATTTTTGCGATGGCCCTGGTCGTTCCCCTTGGGCCGATGATGTATCGGCTGGTGTATCAGCCGGTCGCGGAAGCCAGCGTGCTGGTGCTGCTGATTATTTCGGTGGCGGTGCATTTCGCCATGACGGGCCTGGCCCTGGTTTTTTTTGGTGCCGAAGGCTGGCGTACGCCGCCTTTCATGACAGGCGATGTGCATCTGGGCGCAGTCACCTGGTCGGCGCAGACCTTTTTCGTGCTGGGCACCTGTGTTGCGCTGATCCTGGCTTTGTGGATATTTTTCGGTAAAACGCTGTACGGGCGCGCCTTGCGCGCCACCGCGGTGAATCGTCGCGGTGCCCGCCTGGTGGGCATCAGCACCAATATGTCCGGCACGCTTACCTTTACCTTGGCCGCCGCTATCGGAGCCCTGTCGGGCATGCTGATTGCGCCGGTTACCACCATTTATTACGACACCGGGTTCCTGATAGGCCTGAAGGGCTTTGTGGCCGCCATCTTCGGCGGGCTGGTCAGCTATCCGCTTGCGGCGGCGGGAGCGTTGTTCGTCGGCATTCTTGAAGCATTCTCGTCGTTCTGGGCGAGCGCCTATAAAGAGGTTTTCGTGTTTACGCTGATTATTCCTGTGTTGATGTGGCGCTCGTTCAGCGCGCACCATGTGGACGAGGAGGAATAA